A part of Thermocrinis albus DSM 14484 genomic DNA contains:
- the feoB gene encoding ferrous iron transport protein B, whose translation MKKVLVALVGNPNVGKTSLLNHIAGTTLRVGNWPGVTVEKREGKIFYGDYEITFVDLPGIYTLEPVSEDEQIAYHFLKEEKVDLIINVIEAPNMERDLFLTAQLMELGKPMVIALNMWDEALRLGIDIDTSRMQELLGLPVVKTNGRKGEGVKDLLEAVVRAIESDLRPFPLPYLRTPLQDQELRDRRLGFAHGLYTEVVKRRSTVSQDITEALDRIVLHPVMGPVFFVFVMFLLFKVAFDVSSPFMDWLDGFFQNFLGPLVKRYVGNGFWGSFLSEAVVGGVGFVLTFVPLIASLFFLLSFLEFSGYIPRVAFLTDRFMHRIGLHGKGVIPLLLGFGCNVPAVLATRTLDTKRDKMLVLAMIPFMSCPARLVVFSFFATLFFPSPVLVMLGLYLMGVMTAIVTGFVLKKLVYTGSLTHFVMELPPYRLPTLKLLLRITWVHVKDFLYRAGTLILAVAVVVWSLLHLPVGVSKVEDSVAAHIGKVLLPIFEPMGIHDWRITTSLIPAFMAREVVLGSMATIYAVEEESRELEDPWKALEEQGVALLSAFKEAGRNLLSPVPKVFEVKEEHSPLRQAVSRVMDPPTALAFMVFMLLYMSCLGTFSVLKREAGGRFALLFLAYSFLIAWMAGVGIYRLWSILLSL comes from the coding sequence ATGAAGAAAGTTTTGGTTGCCCTGGTGGGCAACCCTAACGTAGGTAAGACCAGTCTTCTCAACCATATCGCCGGGACCACCTTACGGGTGGGTAACTGGCCAGGTGTCACGGTAGAGAAAAGGGAGGGAAAGATCTTTTACGGTGATTATGAGATAACCTTTGTAGATCTACCGGGTATATACACTTTGGAACCTGTTTCGGAAGACGAGCAGATAGCCTACCATTTCCTGAAAGAGGAGAAAGTGGATCTCATCATAAACGTCATAGAAGCACCCAATATGGAAAGGGATCTCTTCTTAACGGCACAACTCATGGAGTTGGGGAAACCGATGGTGATAGCCCTCAACATGTGGGATGAGGCACTGAGATTGGGTATAGATATAGATACTTCCAGAATGCAGGAGCTGTTAGGCTTACCTGTAGTGAAGACCAACGGTAGAAAAGGTGAGGGTGTAAAGGATCTTCTGGAGGCTGTAGTGAGAGCTATAGAAAGTGACCTCCGCCCCTTCCCATTGCCTTACCTGAGAACTCCTCTCCAGGATCAGGAACTGAGAGACAGAAGGTTGGGTTTTGCCCACGGCCTCTACACGGAAGTGGTGAAGAGAAGGTCTACCGTATCACAGGACATCACGGAAGCCCTTGACAGGATAGTGTTACACCCTGTAATGGGACCCGTGTTCTTTGTTTTTGTTATGTTTCTTCTCTTTAAGGTGGCCTTTGACGTTTCTTCACCCTTTATGGATTGGCTGGACGGTTTCTTCCAAAACTTTCTGGGACCGTTGGTGAAAAGGTATGTGGGGAATGGCTTTTGGGGAAGTTTCCTATCGGAAGCTGTGGTGGGTGGAGTTGGTTTTGTACTAACCTTTGTTCCCCTCATAGCATCTCTGTTCTTTCTTCTGTCCTTTCTTGAGTTTTCCGGTTACATACCAAGGGTAGCTTTTCTCACCGATCGTTTTATGCACAGAATAGGTCTTCACGGTAAAGGTGTGATACCTCTTCTTCTGGGTTTTGGATGTAACGTGCCTGCTGTTTTAGCTACTCGTACTCTTGATACCAAAAGAGATAAGATGTTGGTACTGGCCATGATACCTTTCATGAGTTGTCCTGCACGCTTGGTGGTTTTCTCCTTTTTTGCAACCCTCTTCTTTCCATCTCCCGTCCTCGTTATGCTAGGTCTCTATCTGATGGGCGTGATGACAGCTATTGTAACGGGTTTTGTCTTAAAGAAACTGGTTTACACGGGAAGTTTGACCCATTTTGTTATGGAGTTACCACCTTACCGGCTTCCTACCCTCAAGCTCCTTTTACGCATCACATGGGTACACGTTAAAGACTTCCTTTACAGGGCTGGAACCCTCATCTTGGCGGTGGCGGTGGTGGTGTGGTCCCTCTTACACTTACCGGTAGGAGTCAGTAAGGTGGAGGACAGTGTGGCCGCTCACATAGGAAAGGTGCTGCTGCCCATCTTTGAACCTATGGGAATACACGACTGGAGGATAACCACCTCTCTCATCCCAGCTTTTATGGCAAGAGAGGTGGTGTTAGGTTCCATGGCCACCATATACGCGGTGGAAGAAGAAAGTAGAGAGTTAGAAGACCCATGGAAAGCTCTTGAGGAACAAGGAGTGGCACTGTTGAGCGCCTTTAAAGAGGCCGGGAGAAACCTCCTGAGTCCTGTCCCCAAAGTCTTTGAAGTGAAGGAGGAACACTCTCCACTGAGACAAGCGGTGTCCCGTGTGATGGATCCTCCCACGGCTTTGGCCTTTATGGTGTTTATGCTCCTCTATATGTCCTGTTTGGGAACCTTTTCTGTGTTGAAAAGAGAAGCAGGAGGTAGATTTGCCCTCCTCTTTCTGGCGTACAGCTTTTTGATTGCTTGGATGGCGGGTGTAGGAATCTACAGGCTATGGAGTATCTTGTTATCTCTGTGA
- a CDS encoding 5-formyltetrahydrofolate cyclo-ligase, whose product MTTITKNDLRRTLLRKRRSLTADLRQEFSDRILRHLLSLDLFCNAKSILLFCPFDNEPDITPAFDYVLKEGKSLVLPKVEGDHLLLLKTERLEDLRVGAFCIREPVEGEKVEPEDLDLAVVPGVAFDRRGYRLGMGKGYYDRLLVRVKAPKVGVAYSFQVLERIPVDPWDQKVDLVITEEGILPTGGVNHD is encoded by the coding sequence ATGACTACTATCACAAAAAACGACCTTAGAAGGACTCTTCTCCGAAAGAGGAGGAGTCTGACAGCGGACCTGCGTCAAGAGTTTTCGGATAGGATCCTCAGACACCTTCTCTCTTTGGACCTTTTTTGTAACGCCAAGAGCATACTACTCTTCTGTCCCTTTGATAACGAGCCGGACATTACCCCGGCCTTTGACTATGTTCTCAAGGAAGGGAAGAGTCTTGTGTTACCCAAGGTGGAAGGTGACCATCTACTGTTACTGAAGACAGAAAGACTGGAGGATCTTAGGGTGGGAGCTTTCTGCATAAGGGAACCGGTAGAGGGTGAAAAAGTGGAGCCTGAGGATCTGGATCTGGCGGTGGTGCCGGGTGTTGCCTTTGATAGAAGGGGGTATCGTCTGGGTATGGGTAAAGGATACTACGACAGGCTTCTGGTAAGGGTAAAAGCTCCAAAAGTAGGTGTAGCTTACAGCTTTCAAGTCTTAGAAAGAATACCCGTAGACCCGTGGGACCAGAAGGTGGATCTGGTCATCACGGAGGAAGGAATTCTACCAACAGGAGGTGTGAACCATGATTAA
- a CDS encoding BadF/BadG/BcrA/BcrD ATPase family protein, whose amino-acid sequence MIVGIDVGSTTCKYVLVDDNGNILDKAYERHNTHTAEKVLEFLIRLEEKYHLSPGKDRVYFTGSGASFIHTLVGGRFLQEVVAVSTAVEKLHPDVRFVSEIGGEDMKAVFIREIDGRRTKQVVMQNACAGGTGTFIEKTARKLGIPPEKLMYMGYKGYSIHRVSSKCGIFAEADVNTLIKAGVPVEEVMASLFDAVVYQNLTQLTKGNTPYPKVLLLGGPNLFFRGLREAWMVHLQRLWKERGVGDFSDQEMEELVVVPENSLYYASLGCVLTAMEEEGGVYQGTEKLRWWVEEGQYQQKLKEGKGGLVRSPKELESFLKKYSSSFSRVTPKKVDKIVVGCDFGSTSAKAVCLSEEGQVVYTCYTLSKGNPIEDARSIFGQIRAFMGDVQVLALGVTGYGKDLMGSVLGADVTVVETVAHATAGLHFFPDADCICDVGGVDVKILILRNGSVVDFRLNSQCSSGNGAFLQGVAERFQIPLEEVADRAFSAKAVPSFSMGCGVFLQSDIVNQQRKGWKAEEILAGLCAVLPLNVWVYAGNINNLAQVGRKFILQGGTHRNLAVVKAQVDFITSRVPDAEVYLHPFPGEAGALGVALLALEYYRRGNKSNFRGFPLLEKLNYRATTDSRTVCRWCPIHCQRTFIDVDVGYGEGREWSQVPLEKGWIRLIVGNACPKGLVEDERELAVIKERLRRVQNEFPNVAHFVKKEAFRYRKEKQGVG is encoded by the coding sequence ATGATAGTGGGTATAGATGTGGGAAGTACCACATGTAAGTATGTCCTCGTGGACGACAACGGTAACATCTTGGATAAAGCTTACGAACGCCATAACACTCACACTGCAGAGAAGGTTTTGGAGTTCTTAATTAGGTTGGAAGAGAAATACCATCTCAGTCCTGGTAAGGACAGGGTCTATTTTACAGGCTCTGGGGCGAGTTTCATACACACCTTGGTGGGGGGCAGGTTTCTGCAGGAAGTTGTGGCGGTTTCTACAGCGGTGGAGAAGCTCCATCCTGATGTTAGGTTCGTCAGCGAGATAGGTGGTGAGGATATGAAGGCGGTTTTCATAAGGGAAATAGACGGAAGAAGGACGAAACAGGTGGTTATGCAGAACGCCTGCGCAGGAGGGACAGGTACCTTTATAGAGAAAACGGCGAGAAAACTGGGTATTCCCCCTGAGAAACTTATGTATATGGGATACAAAGGTTACAGTATTCACAGGGTGAGTTCCAAGTGTGGTATCTTTGCAGAGGCAGATGTGAACACCCTCATAAAGGCGGGTGTGCCGGTAGAAGAAGTTATGGCTTCCCTCTTTGACGCTGTAGTTTACCAAAACCTTACGCAGCTTACAAAAGGTAACACACCTTATCCTAAGGTGTTGCTGTTGGGGGGCCCTAATCTCTTCTTCAGAGGCCTGAGGGAGGCTTGGATGGTACATTTACAGAGACTTTGGAAAGAGAGAGGTGTAGGAGACTTCAGCGATCAGGAGATGGAAGAGCTGGTGGTAGTTCCCGAAAACTCTCTGTATTACGCCTCCCTTGGATGTGTTCTGACCGCCATGGAAGAGGAAGGAGGTGTTTATCAGGGTACAGAAAAACTCCGTTGGTGGGTGGAGGAAGGTCAGTACCAGCAGAAGTTGAAGGAAGGTAAAGGTGGGCTCGTGAGGTCTCCCAAGGAGTTAGAGAGTTTTCTTAAGAAGTACAGCAGCAGCTTCTCTCGTGTTACACCTAAAAAGGTTGACAAGATAGTGGTGGGATGTGACTTTGGTTCCACCAGTGCTAAGGCTGTGTGCCTTTCTGAAGAGGGTCAGGTAGTTTACACCTGCTACACCCTTAGCAAGGGTAACCCCATAGAGGATGCTCGCTCCATCTTCGGTCAGATACGTGCCTTTATGGGCGATGTTCAAGTGCTGGCATTAGGTGTCACAGGATACGGCAAGGACCTGATGGGAAGTGTGCTGGGTGCTGATGTAACGGTGGTTGAGACTGTGGCGCATGCTACCGCAGGGCTGCACTTTTTCCCCGATGCTGATTGTATATGCGATGTGGGTGGTGTGGATGTTAAGATCCTGATACTGCGTAACGGCTCCGTTGTAGACTTCAGGTTAAACTCCCAGTGTTCTTCAGGAAACGGGGCTTTCCTGCAGGGTGTGGCCGAAAGGTTCCAGATACCTCTGGAAGAGGTAGCAGATAGGGCTTTTTCTGCGAAGGCTGTACCATCCTTCAGTATGGGATGTGGAGTTTTCCTTCAGAGCGACATAGTAAACCAACAGAGAAAAGGCTGGAAAGCGGAGGAAATACTGGCGGGTCTGTGTGCCGTTCTACCCCTCAACGTTTGGGTGTATGCGGGAAACATCAACAATCTGGCTCAGGTGGGCAGAAAGTTTATACTTCAGGGTGGCACTCACCGTAATCTGGCGGTGGTGAAGGCGCAGGTGGATTTTATAACGTCCCGTGTCCCAGACGCTGAGGTGTACCTGCATCCCTTCCCTGGAGAGGCGGGTGCGCTGGGTGTAGCCCTTCTGGCACTGGAGTATTACCGTAGAGGTAACAAAAGCAACTTTCGTGGCTTCCCCCTTCTAGAGAAACTCAACTACAGGGCCACCACTGACTCACGTACCGTCTGCAGGTGGTGTCCCATCCATTGTCAGAGAACCTTCATAGACGTAGATGTAGGTTATGGCGAGGGAAGAGAATGGAGTCAGGTACCTCTCGAAAAAGGATGGATAAGGTTAATTGTGGGTAACGCATGTCCCAAAGGACTGGTGGAGGATGAAAGAGAGCTGGCCGTTATAAAAGAGAGATTGAGGAGGGTGCAGAATGAGTTTCCTAACGTCGCTCACTTTGTTAAAAAGGAGGCCTTCAGGTACAGAAAGGAAAAGCAGGGAGTGGGTTAA
- a CDS encoding acyl-CoA dehydratase activase-related protein, translating to MSFLTSLTLLKRRPSGTERKSREWVKVGIPRFLNVWGTAPFWTAFFQSLGVGKVVFSSETSEEQYRTYGKGRVTMDSCYPVKALAGHIGELLHKDINLLVVPMIYSLPSFLKGYVQDTLSCTRVMMAPENIKAGFLREGDEFAKRGIRYVSPFVPFGEPELLPLYLYRALRSAIEDITMEEVKLAVEEGFKALREFDRKARELSLKIIRWCTTNNRPAVLILARPYHMDPGIGHEIDAEFQLLGYPVLWYNYLPLEDWLLNWLFGKDVEEGRIRHPLDISDVWTSSYSSNTNEIIWGAKFGSRLPWITAVIRLSSYECGMDQPTFTPVQRIVESSGTMFFKFGELDETKPSGSVRIRVETIAYYLQQYSQKIIEAKLKRLPPVPHQLVVY from the coding sequence ATGAGTTTCCTAACGTCGCTCACTTTGTTAAAAAGGAGGCCTTCAGGTACAGAAAGGAAAAGCAGGGAGTGGGTTAAGGTAGGTATACCCAGGTTCCTGAACGTGTGGGGAACAGCACCTTTCTGGACAGCCTTTTTCCAGAGTCTTGGAGTGGGTAAGGTGGTCTTCAGCTCGGAGACTTCGGAGGAGCAGTACAGAACCTACGGTAAAGGTAGAGTAACGATGGACAGCTGTTATCCGGTAAAAGCCCTTGCCGGACATATAGGAGAGTTACTTCATAAGGACATAAACTTACTGGTGGTCCCCATGATATACTCCCTTCCCTCCTTCCTAAAGGGTTATGTTCAGGACACCTTGTCCTGTACGAGGGTGATGATGGCACCTGAGAACATAAAGGCAGGCTTTCTACGGGAGGGTGATGAGTTTGCAAAGAGAGGAATAAGGTACGTATCTCCCTTCGTCCCCTTCGGTGAGCCAGAACTTCTGCCCCTGTATCTTTACCGAGCCCTACGTTCTGCAATTGAGGATATAACGATGGAGGAAGTTAAGCTGGCCGTTGAGGAAGGCTTCAAAGCCCTTAGGGAGTTTGACAGAAAGGCCAGAGAGCTTTCCTTGAAAATTATAAGATGGTGCACCACCAACAACAGGCCCGCCGTTCTGATCTTAGCAAGACCGTACCACATGGATCCGGGTATAGGCCATGAGATAGATGCAGAATTTCAGCTACTGGGATATCCGGTGTTATGGTACAACTACCTACCGCTGGAGGATTGGCTTTTGAACTGGCTCTTTGGAAAAGATGTGGAAGAAGGAAGAATAAGACATCCCCTTGACATCTCCGATGTGTGGACTTCTTCGTACAGTTCTAATACCAACGAGATCATATGGGGTGCCAAGTTCGGTAGTAGACTTCCCTGGATAACCGCCGTGATAAGGCTCTCCTCCTACGAGTGCGGCATGGACCAACCTACCTTCACCCCCGTTCAGCGTATTGTGGAAAGTTCGGGAACTATGTTCTTCAAGTTTGGTGAGCTTGACGAGACAAAACCTTCGGGAAGTGTGAGGATAAGGGTGGAGACTATAGCCTACTACCTCCAACAGTATTCCCAGAAGATTATCGAAGCTAAGCTGAAGAGACTACCTCCTGTACCACACCAGCTGGTGGTATACTAA
- a CDS encoding FeoA family protein: protein MRLEDIPVGAIVRVEGFDGEDAVIRKLEAMGLRKGKEVRILQRVGRVILLRLGNSRLVLSRDVASKVRVA, encoded by the coding sequence ATGCGTCTTGAGGATATCCCGGTGGGTGCCATCGTGCGAGTAGAGGGTTTTGATGGTGAGGATGCTGTCATAAGAAAGTTGGAGGCCATGGGTTTGAGAAAGGGCAAGGAAGTACGCATACTTCAGAGAGTGGGTCGTGTCATACTGTTACGTTTAGGTAACTCACGTCTTGTACTCAGCAGAGATGTGGCAAGTAAAGTAAGGGTGGCATGA
- a CDS encoding glycosyltransferase family 2 protein — MKVSVVIPVYNGENFVARAIESALAQTYPVEVVVVDDASTDNTSKIVSSYPVVYYRNQYRQERCLSRNLGVEISSGDVIFFLDHDDLWDKDHVIRMLSLLEDAQVLYSVPRTFVDGEGRVIRRSHKKIPKDPLLLLFGGEVGYPSACAFRRNAFLGYRNEYLHREDWELLLRSAVNGLKIKIVDTDTVMIRDHPHRNSYKNIKLYTVTLKIYEDYVGRIPVQYVPAFTFHVGDVCLRFGDFKRGWAFVFKAFTAQPSILMDKRRILNLLKRGFRLWRRLPV, encoded by the coding sequence GTGAAGGTATCTGTAGTTATTCCCGTTTATAACGGTGAAAACTTTGTGGCCAGAGCCATTGAGTCCGCTCTGGCTCAAACTTATCCCGTGGAGGTGGTTGTGGTGGATGATGCCTCCACCGATAACACATCCAAGATAGTGAGTTCTTACCCTGTGGTGTATTACAGAAACCAGTACCGACAGGAGAGGTGTTTATCTCGCAACCTAGGTGTGGAGATAAGTTCCGGTGATGTTATATTCTTTCTGGATCACGATGATCTTTGGGACAAAGACCACGTGATTCGTATGCTGTCCCTGTTGGAAGATGCGCAGGTGCTTTACTCTGTGCCGCGCACCTTTGTGGATGGTGAGGGGAGGGTTATAAGAAGATCCCATAAAAAAATACCCAAAGATCCCCTTCTTCTCCTCTTTGGTGGAGAGGTGGGCTACCCTTCTGCCTGTGCCTTCAGAAGAAATGCCTTTCTGGGTTATAGAAACGAATACCTACATAGAGAGGACTGGGAATTACTCCTCAGAAGTGCTGTAAACGGTTTGAAAATAAAGATAGTGGACACAGACACCGTTATGATAAGGGATCATCCTCACAGAAACAGTTATAAGAACATAAAGCTATACACAGTTACCCTCAAGATCTACGAGGATTATGTGGGTAGAATACCTGTACAGTATGTGCCGGCTTTTACCTTTCATGTGGGTGACGTGTGTCTGCGTTTTGGAGACTTTAAGAGGGGTTGGGCCTTTGTGTTTAAAGCCTTTACCGCGCAGCCTTCTATCCTGATGGATAAAAGGCGGATTTTAAATCTTCTTAAGAGGGGGTTCCGACTATGGAGAAGACTCCCAGTATAA
- the pheT gene encoding phenylalanine--tRNA ligase subunit beta, giving the protein MIVPFSLLSQLVDTEGLKPEEIAHRLTLCSAETSLLVWERDIEGVLVGKVLSCEPHPSDIGLLLVKVYTGRETLQVITRDGGVKEGHLVLLAPAGSFVMGKRVEKRTIGGVVSEGVLLSYQDLKLEDSEQGVIKWMDDTPLGTSGRDLLSFGEILLEIDVTPNRGDLLSVRGVAREVAALFGRPMLKEDTPTFEETGSLDIEVHDGDCKRYRGVYIEKVKVGPSPLWLKKVLWQCGMKSINNVVDVTNYITIRDGQPLHAFDMDQVKGGIRVRSAEEGERLITLAHQEITLTKEDLVIADQERPLALAGVIGGLDSGVTHSTNKILLESAFFDPVRVRRSAKRHKIQTESSYRFERGVDIEGVAFYQNSAVDLILRLAGGQLVAVKDIYPTPYTPKTIMVTIGKMERYTGKRWDLRELQKRLEPLGFQTNLLRCGLEVKVPSWRSFDIKEDVDVLEEILRLEGYDQLPSHPLYLPARVSFPSSEVERWADFLAHVGFREVITFSFEDDQLYHLLNLERPTLSLVNPLAKSQSYMRSSLVPSLLRTCLYNQRNYNQQVAIFELGKVYHKDGEELRLGLLSTNLHSVEEFKNIVYRLLEGYHLETEFSAIPFLHPHLQVLLKVEDEVIGFMGRLHPALEEKLEIKGKVLLAELRPPSSGKKREELGTVSPFPPVVRDISLVMDKEVSVAKLISSIRRMEGVEDVSVFDVYIDPVIIGEGKKSVSFRLILRSNERSMSDEEANALVDRVVRLLEETYGVRLR; this is encoded by the coding sequence ATGATAGTCCCCTTCTCTCTTCTTTCTCAGCTGGTGGACACAGAGGGATTAAAGCCGGAGGAGATAGCTCACCGACTAACTCTTTGCAGCGCGGAGACCAGCTTACTGGTGTGGGAGAGGGACATAGAGGGAGTTTTGGTAGGTAAAGTACTGAGTTGTGAACCCCATCCCTCCGACATAGGTCTCCTTTTGGTGAAAGTTTACACAGGTAGGGAGACCCTTCAGGTGATCACCCGTGACGGTGGAGTTAAAGAGGGACACTTGGTCTTGTTGGCACCTGCAGGATCTTTCGTTATGGGTAAGCGCGTGGAGAAAAGGACCATAGGTGGTGTGGTTTCGGAGGGTGTACTTCTCTCTTACCAAGACCTTAAGCTGGAGGACTCGGAGCAGGGTGTTATAAAGTGGATGGATGACACACCTCTCGGAACAAGTGGGAGGGATCTCCTATCCTTTGGGGAGATTCTTTTGGAGATAGATGTGACACCCAACAGAGGAGATCTTCTGAGTGTGAGGGGTGTGGCTCGTGAAGTGGCGGCTCTTTTCGGAAGACCTATGCTGAAGGAAGATACACCCACCTTTGAGGAGACAGGTAGTCTGGACATAGAGGTACATGACGGGGACTGCAAACGCTACAGGGGTGTCTACATAGAGAAGGTGAAGGTGGGACCTTCTCCTCTCTGGCTTAAGAAAGTCTTGTGGCAGTGTGGCATGAAAAGCATCAACAACGTGGTAGACGTGACCAACTACATAACCATTAGAGACGGACAACCCCTTCATGCTTTCGATATGGACCAAGTAAAGGGTGGTATAAGGGTAAGATCTGCTGAAGAAGGCGAAAGATTAATCACATTGGCCCACCAGGAGATAACCCTTACCAAAGAAGATCTCGTCATAGCGGATCAAGAGAGACCTCTTGCACTGGCGGGAGTGATAGGTGGTCTGGACAGTGGTGTGACTCACTCCACCAACAAGATTCTGTTGGAATCGGCCTTCTTTGATCCCGTGAGGGTTAGACGTTCAGCCAAAAGGCACAAAATCCAGACAGAGAGCTCTTATCGCTTTGAGAGGGGTGTAGATATAGAAGGTGTAGCCTTCTATCAGAACTCAGCGGTGGATTTAATCCTCCGCCTGGCTGGTGGCCAGCTGGTAGCCGTCAAGGACATCTACCCAACACCTTACACCCCAAAAACCATCATGGTGACCATCGGTAAGATGGAGAGGTACACAGGCAAAAGGTGGGATCTAAGAGAACTTCAAAAACGGCTTGAGCCACTAGGTTTTCAGACAAACCTTCTACGGTGTGGTCTTGAGGTGAAGGTGCCTTCCTGGAGGAGTTTTGACATAAAGGAAGATGTGGATGTTTTGGAAGAGATCTTGAGGTTAGAGGGATATGATCAACTACCTTCCCATCCTCTTTACTTACCTGCCAGAGTATCTTTCCCAAGCTCGGAGGTGGAAAGATGGGCAGACTTTCTCGCCCACGTAGGTTTTAGAGAGGTCATCACTTTCAGTTTTGAAGATGACCAGCTTTATCATCTCCTCAACTTGGAGAGACCTACACTGAGCCTTGTGAACCCTCTGGCTAAGTCTCAGAGTTACATGAGATCTTCCTTAGTGCCATCTCTTCTGCGCACGTGCCTTTACAACCAGAGGAACTACAACCAGCAGGTGGCCATCTTTGAACTGGGGAAAGTATACCACAAAGATGGAGAGGAACTGAGGTTGGGTCTTCTCTCCACCAATCTTCACAGCGTGGAGGAGTTTAAAAACATAGTCTACCGTCTCTTGGAAGGTTACCACCTGGAGACAGAGTTTTCTGCAATACCTTTCCTACATCCCCACCTACAGGTTCTTTTGAAGGTAGAAGATGAGGTTATCGGTTTCATGGGAAGGCTGCACCCTGCGCTAGAAGAAAAGTTGGAGATAAAGGGAAAGGTACTTCTGGCGGAGCTCAGGCCCCCCTCTTCTGGAAAAAAGAGGGAAGAACTTGGCACCGTGTCTCCATTTCCACCCGTGGTGAGGGACATATCCCTGGTTATGGACAAGGAGGTTTCTGTGGCTAAATTAATATCCAGTATCAGGAGAATGGAAGGAGTAGAGGACGTGAGTGTTTTTGATGTTTACATAGACCCTGTAATTATAGGGGAAGGCAAGAAGAGCGTGAGCTTCAGGTTGATACTGAGAAGTAATGAAAGAAGTATGTCGGACGAGGAGGCCAACGCTCTGGTAGACAGAGTGGTGCGCCTTCTTGAGGAAACTTATGGTGTGAGGCTCAGGTAA
- a CDS encoding 3-dehydroquinate synthase II encodes MKELWVWPDVPDKNVVTAAIEAGAKVLVLSKPEDVKEVKKLSRILVAGPEGDLKEGEDYVYVLIKGKEDEERAAKFAPHVKVVVETTDWTIIPLENLIAQREELYAVVRNEEQAKTAIKILEKGVKGVVLRTSDPDLVRKVARVLEEEEETIPLVKVRITRVLPLGLGDRVCVDTTSLLKRGEGMLVGNSSGGMFLVHAETEENPYVASRPFRVNAGAVHMYIRVPENRTRYLCELKAGDEVMVYDHTGKGRVVYVGRAKVERRPMLLVEGKVNGKKVSAILQNAETIRLVKPDGNPVSVVELKEGDEVLGYVEEAGRHFGMKVEETILEK; translated from the coding sequence ATGAAGGAACTGTGGGTTTGGCCAGATGTGCCCGACAAAAATGTGGTAACCGCGGCTATAGAAGCCGGTGCCAAAGTTTTGGTGCTTTCAAAACCAGAGGATGTGAAAGAGGTCAAAAAACTCAGTAGGATCCTGGTGGCAGGTCCGGAAGGTGATCTCAAAGAAGGTGAGGACTACGTGTATGTTCTCATAAAGGGAAAAGAGGATGAGGAGCGTGCCGCCAAGTTCGCGCCTCATGTTAAGGTGGTGGTGGAGACCACCGACTGGACCATTATACCCCTTGAGAACCTTATAGCCCAAAGGGAGGAGCTTTACGCCGTTGTGAGAAACGAAGAGCAGGCCAAGACAGCCATCAAGATTCTGGAAAAGGGGGTCAAGGGTGTGGTCTTGAGAACCTCGGATCCAGATCTGGTGAGAAAAGTGGCCAGAGTTTTGGAAGAGGAAGAGGAAACCATACCTCTGGTGAAGGTGCGCATAACCAGGGTGCTACCCCTCGGACTGGGAGACAGGGTGTGCGTAGACACCACGTCTCTCCTGAAGAGGGGAGAGGGCATGTTGGTGGGTAACTCTTCGGGGGGTATGTTTTTGGTACATGCCGAGACAGAAGAGAACCCTTACGTGGCGTCAAGACCTTTCCGTGTGAACGCAGGTGCCGTTCATATGTACATAAGAGTTCCGGAAAACAGAACGCGCTACCTGTGTGAGCTTAAAGCGGGAGATGAGGTTATGGTATATGACCACACAGGTAAGGGAAGGGTCGTTTACGTGGGAAGGGCTAAGGTGGAGAGAAGACCCATGCTTCTGGTGGAGGGTAAGGTAAACGGTAAAAAGGTGAGTGCTATTCTCCAAAACGCAGAAACTATAAGATTGGTCAAACCTGATGGTAATCCTGTGTCGGTGGTGGAACTCAAGGAAGGAGACGAGGTTTTAGGTTATGTGGAAGAAGCCGGCAGACACTTCGGTATGAAGGTGGAGGAGACCATCTTAGAGAAGTGA
- the hpt gene encoding hypoxanthine phosphoribosyltransferase — protein sequence MEKTPSIKGRPLKLLIPERKIKTRVRQLAKRIQRDMGGPFLVVGLLKGSFIFVADLIRFMEIPVQVDFMWVSSYGSSQESEGNVRVIQDLSVDIKNRKVLLVDDILDTGYTLREIVELLRLREPADLKVCVLLDKKPRRKVHVDVDYVGFEVPDMFLVGYGLDWDEEGRNLRGIYGVV from the coding sequence ATGGAGAAGACTCCCAGTATAAAGGGCAGGCCGTTGAAACTCCTCATACCTGAAAGGAAAATAAAGACAAGGGTACGCCAGCTGGCTAAACGCATACAGCGAGATATGGGGGGACCCTTCTTGGTGGTGGGGCTTCTGAAGGGCTCCTTCATCTTTGTGGCTGACCTGATACGCTTTATGGAGATCCCTGTGCAGGTGGACTTTATGTGGGTCTCCAGTTATGGATCTTCTCAGGAGAGTGAAGGGAACGTAAGGGTCATACAGGATCTGAGTGTGGACATAAAAAACAGAAAGGTGTTGCTGGTAGATGATATACTTGATACAGGTTACACCCTCAGGGAGATAGTGGAACTCCTTAGGTTGCGTGAACCTGCAGATCTGAAGGTATGCGTCCTCTTGGATAAGAAACCGAGGAGAAAGGTACACGTAGATGTGGATTACGTAGGTTTTGAGGTGCCGGATATGTTTCTGGTAGGTTACGGTCTTGACTGGGATGAGGAAGGCAGAAACCTGAGAGGTATCTACGGCGTAGTATAA